A part of Cryptococcus decagattii chromosome 2, complete sequence genomic DNA contains:
- a CDS encoding dephospho-CoA kinase → MLIVGLTGGIASGKSTVSKLLSERHHLPIIDADLIAREEDGVSLDRGAIGDIIFHDPEERKWMNGVMHPRVKKEMVKRIIRYWLKGEWCVILDVPLLIEAGMWKWVGDTVVVYVNERLQLSRLLDRQSNPPLTQSQASSRIASQLPLSAKLSYATSVIDNSGSFTDLNDQVDRTVAKWRAQQGGDSGWWWRLCWLIPPVGLVAGALCLFAVWRGGKKDRRRGRGEVSRRDRSEQAAERIELMELKGGRRRAASGSFRDEE, encoded by the exons GCAAATCAACCGTCTCCAAACTTCTTTCCGAAAGACATCACCTCCCAATTATAGATGCTGATCTCATTGCTCGAGAG GAAGACGGAGTATCGCTCGATAGAGGGGCGATAGGTGACATCATTTTTCATGACCCTGAAGaaaggaaatggatgaaTGGGGTCATGCACCCAagagtgaagaaagagatggtCAAACGCATAATAAGGTATTGGCTGAAAGGAGAATGGTGTGTGATCCTTGATGTGCCGCTATTGATAGAGGCGGGTATGTGGAAGTGGGTAGGGGATACTGTTGTGGTATATGT CAATGAGCGTCTCCAGTTGTCGCGCCTCCTCGATCGCCAATCTAATCCCCCTTTGACTCAATCTCAAGCCTCAAGTCGGATTGCCTCTCAGCTACCACTATCGGCCAAGCTTTCCTATGCTACGTCAGTTATCGACAATTCTGGTTCATTTACAGACTTGAACGACCAGGTCGATAGGACGGTTGCCAAATGGAGGGCTCAGCAAGGCGGAGATTCAGgttggtggtggaggcTTTGCTGGTTGATACCGCCTGTGGGGCTAGTAGCCGGTGCATTGTGCCTATTTGCTGTTTGGCGAGGGGGCAAAAAGGACAGAAGGAGAGGCAGAGGGGAGGTCTCAAGGAGGGACCGTTCCGAGCAAGCAGCCGAAAGGATAGAGCTCATGGAACTGAAGGGTGGAAGACGGAGAGCAGCGAGTGGAAGTTTCAGGGACGAGGAATAA